Genomic window (Chryseobacterium sp. H1D6B):
GTACTGACGTTACAATATCCAAGCTACATTCCGTTAATGACCTATGCTGAAAACCGTGAACTGAGAAAGGAACTGGCTTTAGCGAATGGTAAAAAATCTTTTGACGGCGGAGAATTTGATAATCAAAATTTAATAAAAGAACTGCTGCATTTAAAACAACAAAAAGCTGAATTATTAGGCTATTCAACGTATGCAGATTATGTTCTGGAAGAAAGGATGGCAAAATCTCCGACAAAAGTATTGGATTTTTTAAATGAACTGCTTACCAAAGCAAAACCTTATGCTGCCAAAGAAATTGAGGAATTAAAATCTTTAGCAAAAGCTGATGGAATTGATGATATGCAGAGCTATGACCACGCTTTTTACGCTGAAAAACTTCGTAAAGAAAAATATGATCTGAATGATGAGGAATTAAAACCCTATTTTCCTTTAAACCAAGTACAGGATGCTGTTTTCGGATTAGCCAATACACTTTTCGGGTTGACTTTTGAAGAAAGAAACGACATCCCGAAATACCACGAAGATGTAAAAGTCTATGAAGTCAAAGAAAACGGCGGATACAAGTCTTTATTGTATGTTGATTATTTCCCGAGAAAAGGTAAAAGAGCGGGAGCCTGGATGACGAGCTACAAAAACCAATACAAAAAAGATGGGGAAAATTCCCGTCCGCATATTTCTATTGTCTGCAATTTCAGTAAACCGGCAAAAGACACTCCTAGTTTACTGACTTTCCAGGAGGTTACCACTTTATTCCATGAGTTCGGCCACGCACTCCACGGAATGCTTGCTGATACGCAGTATCCTACTCTTTCCGGAACTTCTGTAAAATGGGATTTTGTGGAATTGCCTTCTCAATTTCTTGAGAATTTCTGCTATGAACCTGAGTTCTTAAAAACGTTTGCGAAACATTATAAAACAGGAGAAGTGCTTCCTGACGAAAAAATCCAGAAAATAGAACAGTCCAAAAACTTTATGGAAGGCTATCAGACGATGAGACAATTAGGTTTCGGAATCCTGGACATGAACTATCACACGAAAGTTGGAGAATTAGAGCACAAGAGTGTAAAGGAGTTTGAAGATGATTACACAAAGGCTACGCAACTCTATCCTGGAAATGCTGAAACCGCAATGAGTCCTAGTTTCTCTCATATTTTCCAAGGCGGGTATTCCGCAGGATATTATTCTTACAAATGGGCGGAAGTTTTAGATGCTGATGCCTTTCAATATTTTAAAGAGAATGGTATTTTCAATCCTGAAATTGCTGCAAAATATAAAATTCTCCTTTCTTCGGGCGGAACAAAAGATCCGATGGAACTGTATAAAAATTTCAGAGGAAGTGAGCCGAAAGTGGAGAGTTTGTTGAAGAGAGCGTTTGGATAAAATCATAAAAAGTAAAACACTTCATTTAATTATAATTCATGTCTAAAATAGTCCTTTATATCGCACAAAGTCTCGATGGTTTTATTGCAAAACCAGACGGAAACCTAGATTGGCTTACATCAACTCCGCCTTCGGAACAGGGAGACTACGGCTACACTGAACTTTTAAACAGTATAGGTACAGTGATTATGGGTAGAAAAACCTATGATATAATTATTGGATTCGGTGAAGAATGGGCTTATTCAGGAAAGGAAACTTTTGTAGTAACTAATGATACAAATATTGAAATTAAAAGTCCGGAGACCCATATTTTAACAGAAGATTTAATCAATTTTGTTTCAGGCTTGAAAGCTAAATCAGAAAAAGACATCTGGCTTATGGGAGGAGGACAGCTTATTAAGTTTTTTATTGACAATAATCTTTTAGATACAATGATTATCAGC
Coding sequences:
- a CDS encoding dihydrofolate reductase family protein, producing the protein MSKIVLYIAQSLDGFIAKPDGNLDWLTSTPPSEQGDYGYTELLNSIGTVIMGRKTYDIIIGFGEEWAYSGKETFVVTNDTNIEIKSPETHILTEDLINFVSGLKAKSEKDIWLMGGGQLIKFFIDNNLLDTMIISIIPKIIGNGIPLFPDHTLETEWKLENVQQFETGLVNLTYIKPR
- a CDS encoding M3 family metallopeptidase: MNILTENFNTPYHSAPFSSIKNEDYLPAFKELIQTSEKEIDTIVNSTEEPAFKNVIEALAYSGEQLDRASNIFFNLNSAETSDELQHIAQEVSPILTEYSSKISQNEALFSKIKKVYDEKAKYNLNEEQQTLLEETYKGFVRSGALLNEEDKEKLKKISMDLSLKSLQFGQNVLASTNAYFKHITNKTDLAGIPEAIIDQYAEEAKERNLEGWVLTLQYPSYIPLMTYAENRELRKELALANGKKSFDGGEFDNQNLIKELLHLKQQKAELLGYSTYADYVLEERMAKSPTKVLDFLNELLTKAKPYAAKEIEELKSLAKADGIDDMQSYDHAFYAEKLRKEKYDLNDEELKPYFPLNQVQDAVFGLANTLFGLTFEERNDIPKYHEDVKVYEVKENGGYKSLLYVDYFPRKGKRAGAWMTSYKNQYKKDGENSRPHISIVCNFSKPAKDTPSLLTFQEVTTLFHEFGHALHGMLADTQYPTLSGTSVKWDFVELPSQFLENFCYEPEFLKTFAKHYKTGEVLPDEKIQKIEQSKNFMEGYQTMRQLGFGILDMNYHTKVGELEHKSVKEFEDDYTKATQLYPGNAETAMSPSFSHIFQGGYSAGYYSYKWAEVLDADAFQYFKENGIFNPEIAAKYKILLSSGGTKDPMELYKNFRGSEPKVESLLKRAFG